One window of the Candidatus Zixiibacteriota bacterium genome contains the following:
- the rsgA gene encoding putative ribosome biogenesis GTPase RsgA 2 (Evidence 3 : Putative function from multiple computational evidences) produces the protein MIKMNLEDLGWDSYFEKEFETHKDSNLIPLRITRENRQDYLAHGEGGEVRAEVSGRYRYEAENRGQFPTVGDWVAVSPAQNGGPAIIQALLPRKSAFVRKTAGENTEEQVVAANIDIVFIVCGLDNNFNPRRVERYLSLAWESGAVPVVLLNKADLCAEVSRRQEEIESVAIGVAVHAMSAAGGQGLEMVKSHISGGRTAAFLGSSGVGKSTIINALIGEERLAVGAVREYDSRGRHTTTSRELVFLSGGGLVIDTPGMREIQVWGDEKGLERAFEDIERLAEECRFRDCMHQQEPGCAVQNAIMNGTLDAGRFRSYLKLKKEMHYLSVRQNVKANLMEKKKWKRISILAKKMQKKY, from the coding sequence ATGATAAAGATGAATTTAGAAGATTTAGGATGGGATTCGTACTTCGAGAAGGAGTTCGAAACCCATAAAGACAGTAATTTAATACCCTTGAGAATTACCCGCGAGAATCGTCAGGATTACCTGGCGCACGGCGAGGGGGGAGAAGTGCGGGCCGAAGTTTCCGGCCGATACCGCTACGAAGCGGAGAACCGGGGACAATTTCCGACAGTGGGGGACTGGGTGGCGGTTTCGCCGGCACAGAACGGCGGTCCGGCCATCATCCAGGCCCTGCTTCCGCGGAAAAGTGCCTTTGTGCGAAAGACGGCGGGTGAGAACACCGAAGAGCAGGTGGTGGCGGCCAATATCGATATCGTTTTCATTGTCTGCGGCTTGGACAATAATTTCAATCCGCGGCGAGTGGAACGGTATCTTTCTCTGGCCTGGGAAAGCGGGGCGGTTCCGGTGGTGCTGTTGAATAAAGCCGATCTTTGCGCGGAAGTGAGCCGGCGTCAGGAAGAGATTGAGTCGGTGGCGATAGGGGTGGCGGTTCATGCCATGAGCGCCGCCGGCGGTCAGGGGCTGGAGATGGTGAAAAGCCATATTTCAGGCGGGCGGACCGCCGCATTTCTTGGTTCTTCGGGAGTGGGGAAATCGACCATTATCAATGCTCTTATCGGAGAGGAACGTCTGGCGGTCGGAGCGGTGCGGGAATATGACAGCCGGGGGCGGCATACCACGACAAGCCGGGAATTGGTTTTTCTTTCGGGGGGCGGGCTGGTTATCGATACTCCGGGGATGCGGGAAATCCAGGTCTGGGGCGATGAGAAAGGACTGGAGCGGGCGTTTGAGGATATCGAGAGATTGGCGGAGGAGTGCCGTTTCCGCGACTGCATGCACCAGCAGGAACCGGGCTGCGCCGTGCAAAATGCGATTATGAACGGGACTCTCGATGCGGGACGGTTTCGCAGTTATCTGAAATTGAAAAAGGAGATGCACTATCTGTCGGTTCGGCAGAATGTAAAGGCGAATTTAATGGAAAAGAAAAAGTGGAAGAGGATTTCGATTCTGGCCAAAAAAATGCAGAAGAAATATTGA
- the leuD gene encoding 3-isopropylmalate dehydratase small subunit: MSKVVFKTGDDVSTDIIYPGRYMATVLPTETPQYAFADNTELNKKLKAGEIPKGSVIVAGQNFGCGSSREQAASCLKGYDLTVVAKHFARIFLQNSINLGLNMVICPDIEADEGDELEFDGQQVINKTSGKSFKTVPLPKARQAIIDAGGLVPYTRNLLLQRMKK, translated from the coding sequence ATGAGTAAAGTCGTATTCAAAACCGGTGATGATGTTTCCACCGATATTATATATCCCGGACGGTACATGGCGACGGTACTTCCGACCGAGACCCCGCAGTATGCGTTCGCCGACAACACCGAGTTGAACAAAAAACTGAAAGCGGGCGAGATTCCGAAGGGAAGCGTGATTGTGGCGGGGCAGAATTTCGGCTGCGGGTCGTCGCGCGAGCAGGCGGCGTCGTGCCTCAAAGGGTACGATCTGACGGTGGTGGCCAAGCATTTTGCCCGGATATTTTTGCAGAATTCGATCAATCTCGGGTTGAACATGGTGATCTGCCCCGATATCGAGGCCGATGAAGGGGACGAACTGGAATTCGACGGACAGCAGGTGATCAACAAGACGTCGGGCAAGAGTTTTAAGACGGTGCCGCTTCCGAAGGCCCGGCAGGCGATAATCGACGCCGGCGGACTGGTACCGTACACCCGCAATCTCCTTCTGCAAAGGATGAAGAAATAG
- a CDS encoding hypothetical protein (Evidence 5 : Unknown function): MMGRFIHFNSRNSGIIKDRFSIXIRKKNSADEGNMKWKKFPVWQTIFFLIALKALATPGYCKNLELAAPPMEQQLKFDSKLADWPENATYFLEKPEATMGVCHDSENIYILVAFRKPEWARLIKMTGLTVWLDPNGKKDKYFMLRFTGGPTRRQIREIAGTENEMPGKEISPEMQARLEERDKRMENNLICYQKDFLAEKPIPLDGSQGPAASFGTDKGFFLYEFRIPLKESAPMYYGLGVSPDRALGVGLIWGEFDREKMREMRGERGEGHPDMGGGMPPGGDMGGGMPMGGGPGRFERPERGNQTSQKQEIWLKINMTSSTGERTPAKK, encoded by the coding sequence ATGATGGGAAGATTTATTCATTTCAATTCACGAAATTCTGGAATAATCAAGGATAGATTTTCTATCNCAATTCGAAAGAAAAATTCAGCGGACGAGGGTAATATGAAATGGAAAAAGTTTCCGGTATGGCAAACCATCTTCTTCTTAATCGCTTTGAAAGCCCTGGCCACCCCGGGGTACTGCAAAAATTTGGAACTGGCCGCTCCCCCGATGGAGCAGCAGCTTAAGTTCGACAGCAAACTGGCCGACTGGCCCGAGAACGCCACCTATTTTCTGGAAAAACCGGAAGCCACCATGGGGGTCTGCCATGATTCCGAAAATATCTATATCCTGGTCGCATTTCGCAAGCCGGAATGGGCGCGGCTGATTAAAATGACCGGTCTGACCGTCTGGCTCGATCCCAACGGCAAGAAAGATAAGTACTTTATGCTTCGTTTCACCGGCGGCCCGACCCGCCGGCAGATACGCGAAATCGCCGGAACCGAAAACGAAATGCCGGGGAAGGAGATCTCTCCCGAGATGCAGGCTCGCCTCGAAGAGCGCGATAAAAGAATGGAAAATAATCTCATCTGCTATCAGAAAGATTTCCTCGCCGAAAAACCGATCCCGCTCGATGGCTCCCAGGGACCGGCGGCCTCTTTTGGAACCGACAAGGGCTTCTTCCTCTATGAATTCCGGATTCCCCTTAAAGAAAGTGCCCCGATGTACTATGGCCTCGGTGTCTCGCCGGATCGGGCCCTCGGTGTCGGTCTGATCTGGGGCGAATTTGACCGGGAAAAAATGCGCGAGATGCGTGGCGAAAGAGGCGAAGGACATCCTGATATGGGCGGTGGAATGCCCCCCGGCGGCGATATGGGCGGAGGCATGCCGATGGGCGGAGGACCCGGGCGGTTCGAGCGCCCCGAACGAGGCAATCAGACTTCACAGAAGCAAGAAATCTGGCTGAAAATCAATATGACTTCATCCACCGGGGAAAGGACCCCGGCCAAAAAATAA
- the leuC gene encoding putative 3-isopropylmalate dehydratase large subunit (Evidence 3 : Putative function from multiple computational evidences), with amino-acid sequence MGMTYVQKVIARACGKQAVAVGDVVEPEVHLAMSHENGALVMNQFAEIYKGTGAEAKIWNPDRIAIILDHRVPAESSKTATNQKKLREFVEKQGIKKFHDIRGDEGGICHQILPEYGYVRPGYVVVGTDSHTTSHGALGAFAFGIGATEMASVWALGNILNVEVPATIKVNVTGKFQPQVGAKDLILHVIGKLTAEGANFKVLEFHGETIKHMPTSGRLTICNMAVEAGATSGIVPPDEETLHYLKNTAGVKDKIEIFGPDKDAEYAQVLDIDVSKMGPQIACPHTVDNIKTVEEVSGKKVNQIVIGSCTNGRLDDLAAAAKILKGKKVARGTRMLVFPASWRIYNEAMEKGYLSDLAKAGAVICNPGCGPCLGVHQGALGDQETALATTNRNFKGRMGNPNAEVFLCSPEVAAASAVTGVISDPRGGR; translated from the coding sequence ATGGGAATGACCTACGTCCAAAAAGTAATCGCCAGGGCCTGCGGTAAGCAAGCGGTCGCGGTTGGCGATGTGGTCGAGCCGGAAGTGCATCTGGCCATGTCGCACGAAAACGGCGCTTTGGTGATGAACCAGTTTGCCGAAATCTACAAGGGAACCGGAGCCGAGGCGAAAATCTGGAACCCGGATCGGATCGCCATAATTCTGGATCATCGCGTCCCGGCCGAAAGTTCCAAGACCGCCACCAATCAGAAAAAACTGCGGGAATTTGTCGAGAAGCAGGGGATCAAGAAATTCCACGATATTCGTGGCGATGAAGGCGGTATCTGCCACCAGATTCTCCCCGAGTACGGTTATGTCCGTCCGGGATATGTCGTTGTCGGAACCGACAGCCATACTACCAGCCACGGGGCGCTCGGCGCGTTCGCGTTCGGCATCGGCGCCACCGAGATGGCGTCGGTATGGGCCCTGGGAAATATTCTCAATGTCGAGGTGCCGGCGACCATCAAAGTGAATGTCACCGGCAAGTTCCAGCCGCAGGTCGGGGCCAAGGACCTGATCCTGCATGTCATTGGGAAATTGACCGCCGAAGGGGCCAATTTCAAGGTGCTGGAGTTCCACGGCGAGACCATCAAGCATATGCCGACTTCGGGACGGCTCACCATCTGCAACATGGCGGTCGAGGCCGGCGCCACCAGCGGTATTGTCCCGCCCGACGAGGAAACGCTGCACTATCTGAAAAATACCGCCGGGGTAAAAGACAAAATCGAAATTTTCGGTCCCGACAAAGACGCCGAGTACGCGCAGGTGCTCGATATCGATGTGTCCAAGATGGGGCCGCAGATCGCCTGCCCGCACACGGTCGATAATATCAAGACGGTCGAAGAAGTCTCCGGAAAGAAAGTGAACCAGATCGTTATCGGGTCATGCACCAACGGCCGGCTCGATGATCTGGCGGCCGCGGCCAAAATTCTCAAAGGGAAGAAAGTGGCCCGAGGCACGCGCATGCTGGTTTTTCCGGCCTCGTGGCGGATATATAATGAGGCGATGGAGAAAGGGTATCTCTCCGATCTGGCCAAAGCCGGCGCCGTGATATGCAATCCCGGATGCGGCCCCTGCCTGGGGGTGCATCAGGGGGCCCTGGGGGACCAGGAGACGGCTCTGGCCACCACCAACCGCAATTTCAAGGGGCGGATGGGGAACCCCAACGCGGAAGTGTTTCTCTGTTCACCCGAAGTGGCCGCCGCCAGCGCCGTGACCGGGGTCATTTCCGATCCCAGAGGAGGTCGTTAA
- the caiB gene encoding Acyl-CoA transferase/L-carnitine dehydratase produces the protein MKLLEKIRVLDMTNVLSGPFATVHLALLGAEVIKIENPDGGDLARRLGNVPSLNKDLMGTSFLAQNANKKSMTLNLKTEEGKEIFRRLLKTADVVVENFRPAVMARLGFSYEEISKINPRIVFCAISGFGQTGPDAFKPAYDQIIQGLSGAMDVNGDERLHPLRAGFPVCDTVGGLNAAFAIMAALYHRERTGEGQFIDIALLDSIMPLMGWVAANLLIGGKPPIPMGNDNFTAAPSGVFLTKDGHINIAANQQKQWEDLADELGLPELKTDPRFQERDTRKANRKLLTPLLEEKLKTKSTEHWVKVLNDKGIPTGDILDLNKALNSEQIKHRETIVDIKEPKIGNIKLFNLSAKFSKTPAKIETPPPRLSEHTEEILTQIGYSKDDLKGLKEKMVI, from the coding sequence ATGAAACTTCTGGAAAAAATCCGTGTCCTTGATATGACCAATGTCCTCTCCGGGCCGTTCGCGACCGTGCATTTGGCGCTTCTCGGAGCGGAAGTAATAAAGATTGAAAATCCTGACGGGGGCGATCTGGCCCGCAGACTGGGGAATGTCCCCAGTCTCAACAAGGATCTGATGGGGACCAGTTTTCTGGCGCAAAATGCCAACAAGAAATCGATGACTCTTAATCTGAAAACCGAAGAGGGGAAAGAGATTTTTCGCCGATTGCTGAAAACCGCCGATGTGGTGGTGGAGAATTTCCGCCCGGCGGTAATGGCTCGTCTCGGTTTTTCCTATGAAGAGATCAGCAAAATTAATCCCCGCATTGTTTTCTGCGCTATCTCCGGATTCGGGCAGACCGGCCCCGACGCCTTCAAACCGGCCTACGATCAGATCATCCAGGGTCTGTCGGGGGCGATGGATGTCAATGGCGATGAACGTCTGCACCCTTTGCGGGCCGGCTTTCCGGTTTGTGATACGGTCGGAGGGCTGAATGCCGCTTTCGCCATAATGGCGGCGTTGTACCATCGCGAGCGGACCGGTGAGGGGCAGTTTATCGATATCGCCCTGCTTGATTCAATCATGCCGCTCATGGGTTGGGTGGCGGCCAATCTGCTTATCGGCGGCAAACCGCCGATACCGATGGGGAACGACAATTTCACCGCGGCTCCGTCGGGTGTCTTTCTCACAAAGGACGGGCATATCAATATCGCGGCCAACCAGCAGAAGCAGTGGGAAGATCTGGCCGATGAATTGGGGTTGCCGGAACTTAAAACCGATCCCCGCTTTCAGGAACGGGATACCCGCAAGGCCAATAGGAAGCTTCTGACGCCGCTATTGGAGGAAAAACTGAAAACCAAATCGACCGAGCATTGGGTCAAGGTCCTTAATGATAAGGGGATACCGACCGGCGACATTCTCGATCTGAACAAAGCTCTCAACAGCGAACAGATTAAGCATCGGGAAACGATTGTCGATATCAAAGAACCGAAAATCGGCAATATCAAACTTTTCAACCTGTCGGCTAAATTTTCCAAGACGCCGGCCAAAATCGAAACGCCGCCGCCGCGCCTGTCGGAACATACCGAAGAAATTCTCACCCAGATCGGCTACAGCAAAGATGATTTAAAGGGCCTGAAAGAAAAAATGGTGATCTGA
- a CDS encoding hypothetical protein (Evidence 5 : Unknown function), whose product MHTELIAKLYGARFNRGHYYMNDFSFVGQAYLGKG is encoded by the coding sequence ATGCACACCGAATTGATAGCGAAATTGTACGGGGCACGGTTCAACAGGGGGCATTATTATATGAATGATTTCAGTTTTGTAGGTCAAGCCTACTTGGGGAAGGGATAG
- a CDS encoding conserved hypothetical protein (Evidence 4 : Unknown function but conserved in other organisms), whose protein sequence is MAMKKKTGKGANLGRKAGGTKPAMMKSGKGKAGPAIKKRVAAGKRTKRENIPAKVRAMEEKILKEKKQLTELRKKIAPEPISDYVFKTHDGSEIRLSDMFGNHRDLILVHNMGKRCPYCTLWADGFTGLTKHLENRGGFVVISKDDVETQRDFYRSRGWNFKMYSSHGSTFXRDMXFETEEGXQLPGVSAFFKDDDGKIFRAXYTXFGPGXDFCGXWHMLDLLKDGANGWEPQFQY, encoded by the coding sequence ATGGCGATGAAGAAAAAAACAGGAAAGGGGGCCAACTTAGGTCGTAAGGCGGGCGGGACGAAGCCGGCAATGATGAAATCAGGGAAAGGCAAGGCCGGACCGGCCATAAAGAAACGGGTCGCGGCAGGCAAGAGGACGAAACGCGAAAATATTCCGGCCAAAGTCAGGGCGATGGAAGAGAAGATTCTGAAGGAAAAAAAGCAACTGACGGAACTTCGCAAAAAGATTGCCCCGGAGCCGATTTCCGATTATGTTTTTAAAACGCATGATGGTTCGGAGATTAGACTTTCCGATATGTTCGGGAATCACCGCGATTTGATTCTGGTGCATAACATGGGCAAGAGATGCCCATATTGCACGCTTTGGGCGGACGGTTTTACCGGTTTGACCAAACATCTGGAGAATCGGGGCGGGTTCGTGGTGATATCGAAAGACGATGTCGAAACGCAGAGAGATTTTTATCGCAGCCGGGGATGGAATTTCAAAATGTACTCCAGTCACGGATCGACCTTCAANCGCGATATGNAATTCGAGACCGAGGAAGGCAANCAGTTGCCGGGGGTGTCGGCGTTTTTCAAAGATGATGACGGCAAAATATTTCGNGCCANTTACACGTNTTTCGGGCCGGGNGANGATTTCTGCGGTNTGTGGCACATGCTGGATCTATTGAAGGACGGGGCCAATGGCTGGGAACCTCAGTTTCAGTATTAA
- a CDS encoding membrane hypothetical protein (Evidence 5 : Unknown function), whose amino-acid sequence MTLLNATSFIALLSTGLLAGIFFGNRMGTSFALPTIPVSSFVQFQQTIHKKYVRFMPPLQIIAILSSLIWLYLLRFSLSAPGFIMLAVAAAGIIIVFAITLTVNVPINKKLMTWSPANPPGNASEIWKPWEKGNTARTVLTLVVFVLQVLAINLPTPTSF is encoded by the coding sequence ATGACACTCCTTAACGCCACCAGTTTTATCGCCCTCCTGTCGACCGGCCTTCTTGCCGGAATCTTCTTCGGCAACCGGATGGGTACAAGTTTCGCCCTGCCGACCATTCCCGTCTCCTCCTTCGTGCAGTTCCAGCAGACCATCCACAAAAAATATGTCCGGTTCATGCCCCCGCTCCAGATTATCGCCATCCTCAGCAGTCTTATCTGGCTGTATCTCCTTCGCTTTTCCCTCTCCGCTCCCGGGTTCATCATGCTGGCGGTCGCCGCGGCCGGAATCATCATTGTCTTTGCGATTACATTGACAGTCAATGTCCCGATCAACAAGAAACTGATGACCTGGAGCCCGGCCAATCCTCCGGGCAACGCCTCGGAAATCTGGAAACCGTGGGAGAAAGGAAACACCGCCCGCACGGTATTGACTCTGGTCGTGTTCGTGCTTCAGGTTCTGGCCATAAACCTGCCCACCCCGACCTCATTTTAA
- a CDS encoding Major paralogous domain protein (modular protein), whose protein sequence is MSFFRKAVWSLLLINIVHLSIFSLHTFAGGCGDVNNSGSINIMDVAYVINYLYKTGSTPQFISQPKGTITDYDGNIYNTVAIGSSADVDHSGKIDISDIIYLIDYLYYGGDAPNCSDGQVWMAQNLKVTHYRNGDSIQKVPDYDDWFHLSTGAYCSYFNNDIFVDDYGRMYNWQAVNDTRNIAPDGWHVPSQDEWQILIDILGGGNSAGGKMKDTTHWTSPDPTATNESGFCGLPGGFRDIVDDYGGMPFYAGLWTATESNIREAFYWSLYHGNSRCDASYTMKQDGFSIRCVKD, encoded by the coding sequence ATGAGTTTCTTTCGTAAGGCCGTTTGGAGTCTTCTGCTAATCAATATTGTCCACCTATCTATATTTTCGCTCCACACCTTTGCCGGGGGATGCGGCGATGTCAACAATTCCGGGTCAATAAATATTATGGATGTTGCCTATGTCATAAATTATCTCTATAAGACGGGCTCAACGCCACAGTTCATTTCGCAACCGAAAGGCACGATAACGGATTATGACGGCAATATATATAATACCGTTGCCATTGGCTCATCTGCCGATGTGGATCATTCCGGCAAAATAGATATTAGTGATATAATTTATTTAATAGATTACTTATACTATGGTGGCGATGCACCAAATTGCTCCGATGGGCAAGTCTGGATGGCGCAAAATCTCAAAGTCACACATTACCGCAATGGCGACTCAATACAAAAAGTCCCTGATTATGATGATTGGTTCCATCTTTCTACGGGAGCCTATTGTAGTTACTTCAATAATGATATTTTCGTCGATGATTATGGCCGGATGTACAATTGGCAGGCAGTAAATGATACCCGCAATATTGCGCCCGATGGCTGGCATGTCCCCAGTCAGGATGAATGGCAAATCTTAATTGACATTCTTGGAGGCGGGAATTCTGCCGGTGGAAAGATGAAGGACACTACACATTGGACCAGTCCCGATCCCACTGCGACCAATGAGAGCGGTTTTTGCGGATTGCCCGGTGGCTTTCGCGATATCGTAGATGACTATGGCGGCATGCCATTCTATGCTGGCCTTTGGACTGCCACAGAAAGCAATATCCGTGAAGCCTTTTACTGGTCCCTCTATCATGGAAATTCAAGATGCGATGCAAGCTATACCATGAAACAGGATGGCTTTTCAATTCGATGTGTTAAAGATTAA
- a CDS encoding putative Serine phosphatase (Evidence 3 : Putative function from multiple computational evidences): MFKIVGTSNFKRYSLDLKPGKYRIGRGLECDFVIPEITVSKNHASIECKEGAPTFLLTDLGSHNGTYLNGSKITDPVEVKSGDGISLGGVEFRVFDSEKSPVEKTSGSDISQKTDSTLYKSMVLPLQEALKPLPSRMSERPDIMPAIFEMAKMLVLPGPKEEILDRSLQLVAKVIPAERMAILLKDESELGVSLASSFTKAGSELGSFSLSRTIITDILSNKNSLVINDIQQMPRFAQQQSIVDLGMKSAMAVPLFDEGEILGILYTDTRNPIHRFNDDSLRLLATFGNLIASRLLNYSLLEERQHRRLLEAELERASSIQASLLPAELPAFPGYQISAYQKQCLQVGGDFYDAALLPDGKMVFLIGDVSGKGLGAALLMSDIISSFRALYYDPNFDLTRTVDIVSRELCRHSAQDNYATLFIGTIDPKKHLLEYVNAGHNPPLFLHSGKIEHLQASGIMVGAFEGIPWEKREIEMHDGDIVLIYTDGVTEARCVEELYGEDRLETLAGELFHLSADETTKAVRDNINHYIKDTPLTDDITIMALKMTARD; the protein is encoded by the coding sequence ATGTTCAAAATCGTCGGGACATCGAATTTTAAACGCTATTCCTTGGATTTAAAACCGGGGAAATACCGCATCGGTCGCGGTCTCGAATGCGACTTTGTCATTCCCGAGATTACCGTTTCAAAAAACCACGCTTCCATTGAATGTAAGGAAGGCGCCCCGACTTTCTTGCTTACCGATCTGGGGAGCCACAACGGTACATATTTGAATGGCTCCAAAATCACCGACCCGGTCGAAGTCAAAAGCGGCGACGGCATCTCCCTCGGCGGTGTCGAATTCCGGGTTTTCGATTCGGAAAAATCGCCGGTGGAAAAAACCTCCGGCAGCGATATCTCGCAGAAAACCGATTCCACTCTTTATAAATCGATGGTGCTTCCCCTTCAGGAGGCCCTGAAACCGCTGCCCTCCCGGATGTCGGAACGGCCCGATATTATGCCCGCCATCTTCGAAATGGCGAAAATGCTGGTTCTTCCCGGGCCCAAAGAGGAGATCCTCGACCGCTCCCTGCAACTCGTGGCGAAAGTCATCCCTGCCGAAAGAATGGCCATCCTCCTTAAAGACGAAAGCGAACTCGGGGTATCGCTTGCCTCCTCCTTCACCAAGGCCGGCTCGGAACTTGGCTCCTTCAGTCTGTCCCGAACCATCATCACCGATATCCTGTCCAACAAAAATTCTCTTGTCATTAACGATATTCAGCAGATGCCCCGCTTCGCCCAACAGCAATCGATTGTCGATCTTGGAATGAAATCGGCGATGGCGGTGCCGTTATTCGATGAGGGTGAAATTCTCGGCATCCTCTATACCGATACCCGCAACCCGATCCACCGCTTCAACGACGATTCCCTCCGCTTGCTGGCGACGTTCGGCAACCTCATCGCCTCCCGCCTTCTCAACTACTCCCTGCTCGAAGAACGTCAGCACCGCCGCTTGCTCGAAGCCGAACTGGAGCGGGCCTCATCGATTCAGGCCAGTCTTCTGCCCGCCGAACTGCCGGCCTTTCCCGGCTATCAGATTAGCGCCTATCAGAAGCAATGCCTCCAGGTCGGGGGTGATTTTTATGATGCCGCCCTTCTGCCCGACGGCAAAATGGTTTTCCTAATCGGCGATGTCAGCGGCAAAGGGTTAGGCGCCGCCCTTCTTATGTCCGACATCATCAGTTCTTTCCGGGCCCTTTATTATGACCCTAATTTCGACCTGACCCGCACCGTCGATATCGTCTCCCGCGAACTCTGCCGTCACAGCGCCCAGGATAATTACGCCACCCTGTTCATCGGCACCATCGATCCCAAGAAGCATCTTCTGGAGTACGTCAACGCCGGTCATAATCCCCCGCTCTTCCTGCATAGCGGGAAAATCGAACACCTTCAGGCCAGCGGCATCATGGTCGGGGCCTTCGAAGGCATCCCCTGGGAAAAACGGGAAATTGAAATGCACGACGGGGATATCGTTTTGATTTACACCGACGGCGTCACCGAGGCCCGGTGCGTTGAAGAATTGTACGGCGAGGATCGTTTGGAAACTTTGGCCGGAGAACTATTCCATCTCTCCGCCGATGAAACCACGAAGGCCGTCCGGGACAACATCAATCATTATATCAAAGACACGCCCCTGACCGATGACATCACCATCATGGCGCTGAAAATGACCGCCCGCGATTGA
- a CDS encoding hypothetical protein (Evidence 5 : Unknown function), translating into MGFPTAELWGTGASYEYFGEIGFRLINRAWRIKYQDVKTAATPNFIPANRGLDLRWLAVIMRAGARPAPTIENMG; encoded by the coding sequence ATGGGTTTTCCCACAGCAGAGCTGTGGGGCACCGGTGCATCATACGAATATTTTGGTGAAATTGGATTTAGGTTAATAAATAGGGCCTGGAGAATAAAATATCAAGATGTCAAGACCGCCGCCACGCCCAATTTCATCCCCGCCAATCGGGGTCTTGACCTACGCTGGCTGGCGGTGATTATGAGGGCAGGCGCAAGACCTGCCCCTACAATTGAGAATATGGGGTAG
- the pip gene encoding Proline iminopeptidase, which produces MERKGRGMKEMKLAAMLAVMALTVAAGMARAGELVSKEGFVDVDGGKVWYRMVGSGAGTPLLILHGGPGVPSYYLKPLAALGDERPVVFFDQLGCGHSPAENDSSLWTINQFVKQVGDVRKALGLKEIYLFGHSWGTILAAEYMFTKPEGVRGLILASPALDIPRWGKDAEKLLAGLPDSVQSVIHKHEADGTTDAPEYQNAVMAYYFKYLARRQPWSADIDSSFAQINPALYNYMNGPSEFALTGTLINYDCTHRLHELTVPVLFTAGEFDEAVPSTVAYFEDLVPHSEMATFKDCGHLTMQDDSTHYVEAVRKFLRKLDK; this is translated from the coding sequence ATGGAAAGAAAGGGCCGGGGAATGAAGGAAATGAAATTAGCCGCCATGTTGGCAGTGATGGCACTAACGGTTGCGGCCGGTATGGCGCGGGCCGGGGAATTGGTGTCGAAAGAAGGGTTTGTCGATGTTGACGGCGGCAAAGTGTGGTACCGGATGGTCGGGAGCGGAGCGGGCACGCCGCTTCTGATCTTACATGGCGGGCCGGGGGTGCCGAGTTACTATTTGAAGCCGCTGGCGGCGCTCGGCGACGAGCGGCCGGTGGTGTTTTTCGACCAACTCGGGTGTGGTCATTCACCGGCCGAAAATGACAGTTCACTCTGGACAATCAATCAGTTCGTGAAGCAGGTGGGGGACGTGAGAAAGGCGCTGGGATTGAAGGAGATCTATTTATTTGGCCATTCGTGGGGGACGATTCTGGCGGCGGAGTATATGTTCACCAAACCGGAGGGGGTTCGCGGATTGATTCTGGCCAGCCCGGCCCTGGATATCCCGCGCTGGGGTAAGGATGCCGAGAAACTTCTGGCGGGTCTTCCGGATTCGGTGCAGAGTGTCATTCATAAGCATGAGGCCGACGGCACGACCGATGCTCCGGAATATCAGAATGCGGTGATGGCCTATTATTTCAAATATCTGGCGCGGCGCCAGCCGTGGTCGGCCGATATCGATTCATCGTTTGCGCAAATAAATCCGGCACTGTACAATTATATGAACGGGCCCAGTGAATTTGCGCTGACGGGGACATTGATAAATTATGATTGCACGCACCGTCTGCACGAATTGACCGTTCCGGTTCTATTCACGGCGGGGGAGTTCGACGAAGCGGTTCCGTCGACGGTCGCCTATTTTGAGGATCTGGTGCCGCATTCGGAAATGGCGACGTTCAAAGATTGCGGTCATTTGACGATGCAGGATGATTCGACGCATTATGTCGAAGCGGTGCGGAAATTTTTGAGGAAATTGGATAAGTAA